Within the Scomber scombrus chromosome 4, fScoSco1.1, whole genome shotgun sequence genome, the region AAACACCCACTgagctgttgttgttgatgGCAAGTCATTTCACCATTCTGCCTCCCAGACAAACAGCTATTACTGTTCTCTCAAACAGCCTCCACTTGAAACACGAGTGTGTGGGGATCATGTGAAGAAGCAGTTAACAATCTGTTGCACAAGCAAGAGAGGTGcaaaaaatggttttaaaatagTTCTAGGTGTTAGCTTCACAGAGATCTGGACACAGATTTTTAATCGTGATGGTATTTCAGAAACAGTGTGTGCTGCAAATGAAGAGAACATACCAGCTGTGTTATTAGTTTTGCATATATGAACTGCACTATGGATAATCAATCTAAGACATTTGACACATAATGACAAGTTTAATgatctttaaaatatacatataattcGGTTTATGGCCTTGCCAGATTTCATGCACATATCAATTGATGTACATCTGTAAGACTATCCATCAATATGCATCAGTAAATGCTGGCAGCAGAAgtgattttcctttttaaaaaacatcttctTTATGCATCATACTGTTGATGATatctttatattctatttagGTGATATTTGGATTCTACTTCAACAATCACACTCATCATAAGAGTGTTGCACTCCCAGACTCTCAGGCTGTAGAAACAACACATGTGTCTTAATTTCTTTGAATAAGTATTGTTTCAGTTCATCTTCCACAGCTAGATTTGTTTTAGATGTTGTGATTGCAGGCATTTTAACCATTTCATCCATGAATTATGATAATCTCAGGCAGGatttttgtgtttagtgtttttctttctctttaggcatgaaaaatatattgaaaaataTTTGAACTTCAATTTTCCCCTTATcaaattacattataacatttaacataaatGAAATGATTCACCAAAAAAGTTACTATGAAGTGGAAGATGTGAAGATGACGCACTAGTttccactgtggtggctgaagtgcaactatgccatcaaaatccatgaatataagaaaacagcttttgaatagaTCTGTATTGACCACTATGTGTGAAAGGGTTGAAAAGTCACGCCATATGGATACAATACTATAACATATTTAACAAGCATGATTTATAGACAATATACTTTAATGTATTACGAATTCGAGTTGCTCCCTGTGAGAAATTTAAACATCACAGTACAATAATATCAGATATCTCTATCtcaatattatattacaatGATATTACAGCGATTGGATATGAAATGATGAGATTTGGGATATGAAACTTGTATCATTCTGCAACCGTTCACTGACAAATTGCTTCAGGTGGGTGAAGCAGTCCATGTGTACACATTTCGAATAACTCAATTTACCCATTAGCCCCAGTGCGGGCGCGTGCCTTCACGCGCGCGTGTACATGCTCGCGTGCATGCGAGCCACGGAGAATTTATTATGTAACATGTTCCCAATCACATCcctgtctgagtctgagtcaTAAGGTCGCTTTAAGAGATATCTCAGCTCCTATCAGTGATCCTGGCAGGACACCTCCTACCTCCTTCTTCACCTAAAACTCTGTTTGTGTCTCACCTGATGCAAAGCATTGCTCCAAGTCCAAGAAGAAACAACATTTCGGTAAGAAACAATGGCTAATTTGGCATCTTATTAAAACACTGCATTTCAAGCTAGTCTATAACTCTTTTTCTGAAAGTaagaaattgttgttttttctcaggtcggttaattttttttcatgacatATTGCGGCAAatctttaatgaaaaaaaatcatcctaATAGTCCTTCATTGTGTTTTAAGGTGGGTTAATGAGTTTTAATAACCGTATCGCTCTTTATGTGCTGTCAGTCTATAGCAGCTATTCTAATGGGATTTATAGTTTCCTTCTTACTTGGCACTGGCCAGACTGCTCTCCGTATGAGATGCTAAAAGTGCAAGTGGCGCTGTTCAGCGGACGTTCAGGTGGATGTTTGTGATGGGTCTCCCCCggacaggagagaggggaaCACATACGGAGGCataaaggaggacagaggagtcTCCACCTGTCCGGAGCTGAGGAAGTCCGCCTCATTGCGAGaagaaacagctgcagacagatagacacacagacagtgcATCCACGACAGCTTCAGCGATCGGGTAGGATACACATACCATTTTAACTCTGTCTctaatatttttctctttttttttcatgagatttgtaggacttgtttcagtttgtttagTGATCTGACTGAAGTGACTTGATATTcaatatcttttttaaattctttgtcTGATCTTTCTACAGTATCTTTACACTCCATCTCTTTTCTGTAGGTCACTTTTATAATCTGCAAATAATCTGTATAATAATTAGAATAGACTGTAATATCATGTTTTGatatatattcatacatttcGTTATTCCATTGCATTGGACCGAGCTTTACAGCAGCAGATCAGACAGCTCTTCAACAGTAAGCGATGCATCACTTTAAGTGTTTAAATTCTGCCAAAAATAATCAGCATCAAGGCTGCAGGATGGGTATGATACTCAAACAACATATTCAGAAATTCAACCAGGTTTAGTCAGGTTGAGATCTTGGATCCACTGAATTATCCATAAGAAGCCTGAACAGTGACGACTGTGCACCACAAAGGAATTCGAAtgatattaatacattttttccagATATAAGTGTCTACTTCTTTTATGAAtactctttgtttgtctttgtttgtaaTTGCCACAGATGGAACAGCAGATTATGATAGAGATGGCCACATGCAATTATTGTCCTACCTGTCAGCATTTATCATCATGAAGGAGTCctcaattaaaaatgataaatccTTTTAATCCTGTAGATTTCATTCTTTTAGCATGGCTGTGTTGCTAAACTAATTTCTGGGGGAATTGAGCCGTGGGTAAAGCATCTCGgtacatacataaataagcaCATATGCATGCAAACATCCACACGCACTattctctgctctgtctctcgGTGTAATGAAATTGTGTTGCTGCTCTGTTTTCCAGTACATTAATTTGTTGGAGATTGTAGGGACCACATGTGATTAGAAGCTATTGTGAATGTTCAGTTACAATGAGAGGTATCTGTTCCTTTATGGACAGAGCAGAATAAATTCCCACTATTAAAACGGGAGAAAACATTGAGAGGGGATAATTGTCTCTGAAGGAGCAGTCATTATGAACATTATTGTGATGGAAATTTAAATCAGCATGCCATTACAGTGATGTGACGAAGTCCAGATCTGTGCCGTTTCTTGATGATAAGCCATCAGCATATCATTTATTCTTATAGCCAGTACTGGGGGATATAGGAAAATCCTCCTGATATCTGCATTCCCACATTAATTATTCCCTTCataaatctttgtttttgtaatattgAATCCAGTGCCTGTGTGTAGAAAGGCGAAATTGAACCACTTAATacaacacagcacagaaaaGACACTTGTGGATTACATCCAGAAAAGCtgtcaatttaaaaaacctGTCCTGAAGCAAGAGAATCAATTTCTGCCAAATTTAAAAGGACAAATGATTAAATGAGTTTTTTCAACAAGTAAAGGTCAATACCTTTTTATGctgcagtttttacattttaatttgagtgTTAAAACAATTctaaaaaatatcatttttcagAACTTGAAATGCGTCTATGGTTACTCATtccttttcttctatttttctcCAGGTTACAAATGAAGACTTCTGTAAAGACTGCCAAAGATTAAACTTAAAAAGCAAAAGCTcagggaaaaaaatgcaaattttatTCATGAAGTAATTACAGCAGGTGTGACACAACAAATTAGTTCAATTAGACCGTTGCCTTTGAAGTGATCCCAGGAAAACCATAATGGAGCTGCAGCACAGCACCAATCACAACCAAGCATTGTGGAAAGAGGGTTTAACATGGGATTTAACAGACGACTGCTCACTTTCAGTGAGTGGCACCACTTTTCTCATTGTTGCATACAGTACAGTCATGGCAGTGGGTCTCATTGGGAACTCTTGTCTGGTGTTTGTCATCACACGGCACAAGGAGATGCGCAACGTCACCAACGTCCTCATTGCCAACCTGTCCTTTTCCGACATCCTCATGTGTATTGTCTGCCTGCCAGTCACTATTATCTACACACTGATGGACCAGTGGATCCTAGGAGAGGCCCTCTGTAAGCTCACGCCCTTCATCCAGTGTATATCAGTTAcagtttccattttttccctcGTCCTCATCGCCATGGAGCGATACCAGCTCATTGTCCACCCTACTGGATGGAAGCCAATGGTGAGCCAGTCCTACTTGGCCGTGGCTGTCACCTGGATCCTGGCCTGCTTAATCTCAGTGCCTTTCCTCTCGTACAGCGTACTTACCTTGCCTCTGCAGAACCTGACTATCCCCTTCCCGGTCAATGACCACCTCGTCTGTATGGAGGAGTGGCCAACGAATCAAGAGCGGCGAGCTTACACCACCTCTCTGCTCATCTTCCAGTACTTCCTTCCCCTCTTACTCATCATGGTATGTTACCTGCACATCTACCTGCGcctcaggaggaggaaggacatGGTGGAGCGTGGCAGGAACACCacgcaaaagaaaaacaaaggctCTACGAGGATCAACGTCATGTTGATCTCCATAGTGGTGGCATTCGCCCTCTCCTGGCTCCCACTGAATGTCTTCAACACAATATTTGACTGGAACCACGAGGCCATCCCGTCCTGTAGCCACGATgtcattttttccttctgtcacCTCACAGCCATGGTCTCCACCTGTGTCAATCCCATCATCTACGGTTTCCTTAATAGCAATTTCCAGAAACAACTTAAGACCACCCTGTTGCGCTGTCGCTGCTGGGGGGTGGCAGAGAGGTATGAGAGTGTCCCCCTCTCCACTGTTAGCACTGAGGTCACCAAGGGGTCGATCTTGAGCAATGGATCTATCAGCATCAATACTTAAAACCAGGACATTTGTTGAAGACAAAGAAACTGTTGGGGCCTCTCCAGCCCTCATTGTGTCATCCTTTGGAGCTTTTCTTGCATCATTGCGTGCAAAAGCGAGGTTGACATTTAAAGTTATAAACCTCACAATAGCCATCCAGAGGGAGCAGACTGAAGACACTAAACCAGCATGGCGCAGTGCCCTCGTTTTGCTTAGAGTTCACATGTAAGAGTAAGTAGATAAGAAAATGAAGGTGCAAAGGTTGGACAAGTTTAAGGATTGTTAGGTGACTGAGGACACTTTACATGAGCGCTTTTTCGCAAATGAAAGAAGGCACGACATTTAATCTAGTTCCTCTGAGTATACAtatgtcatgttttcttttcacccagaaatcatttttaagtaaataccAGCTGTTTACTTTTCAAACTTGGACCTGCTGTAATTGTCAGCATCGAACCACCGGATACAGACAAAGGGGAGGGGCCACTGCtaaatgtttgtttcagttttgctgTTCAATGGTAATAGTATTGAAAATGACATGGATTGTGAACTGTAATGTGTTAATGATTATCGACAGTGTGACTGTGTAGCTCATTGCACAACTGAAAGGAGAGAACATTAGTGCATTAAATGTGGCTCTAGGCATTCATTCGGACAATTTACTTAATTATCTTAATGTGTTTCTTAGTACCTAATATCATCACAAACAATGTAATGGTATTTTACAGAGGACCATGGCAAGAGCTATATACATCTCACGCTGTCCGCCAAGGTCTGTGCTCCAGTATATTgtggggggtttttttctcataGAGTGCGCCATGCAATGACCATATATCAAGTgccataaaacaaaataaaagtggCAGTAAAGGACTTTGTGGGGGTCTTCTGCTGTATATAACCTTACTAAATACATATATGGCCTGTAAAAGATGTGACACAGTTATAGTTTATTGTGTGTTCGGCAATAAAGAGCACTGTGTAGCATAGCAGATATCTCCTAGGAAACTTGTTGTTAGTCACTTCTATTTGTTGTATTAGattgaattaaaacatttactaTTATCTTTAATGATACAGTTCCATGTTGTAATatattgattttgattttgattttttttacaatcttgTCTATTTGTTTTATAGTTACTGaaggtatttatttttgttttggtcaAACTTTATGTCTGCCTTGCTTTCTGAGTGTATGTTAACacagaattgattttttttgctgtcacCTTGTAGGTCAGTTCATCTACACCATTCCTGGCTTTTAACAGATGATTGATTGGTCCTGAGTCTCCcattaaagacaaaatgatgTACTGAGACCAGACTGTACCATTTCCACTTTAGGAAACAGTGTGGCATGTGGGATGATGTGATGTGTCTCAACATGAGCCAATCGACACTTGGCTTGACATGCCAGTGTTGTAGCATATAGGGAGcattggtggtggtggtggtggagccCAATTTCTAAGCATCCaggttttcaaaatgtttttctaagGTCAAACGCAGTGCGCTGCCTCTGTGTGCATTATTCAGGGGGAAGTCTGAGATCACAACAGATTTTAGATGTGCTTGTGTTGAATAAATCAGTTTTGTGTTTGGTGCCTGAGATGTTAAACAGCatagagatttttaaaaaatctgaatgAGAGATCAATGGGAATTGTGCTAAATATTCATGCTGTGGGAATGCATGTTATTCTTTTATCTAAAATAAGAAGTATATCAACTAAAGATaagaaaggagaaggaaagatTTTTTTGCTGTCAGATTCCTTTActtttaatgatgatgtcagGAGGTCAAATGCAGGATGTTTTCACACTTTAGAGAAAGCCTAAATTGTTTTTGACTCTGACTGTCTCACACAACCTGCCAAAATTGTTTCCCAAGTGCAGTTTAGCCCAAGAGAGCACTCAGGAGTCCTTGTCAGGTATAATTGGCAGCGtgcttttgcttttgctttcatTGGCCTAAAATGACATTCTCAGTCAATCCCCTCTCTCCCCAttatatttccttcctctctcacctgtctctccttTTAAAAACACCACTGAATGGAGCAGCAGTGTTCATTTTGACTGAAATAAAGGACCCAAGATGCCCTGAGGTGCTGATGTACTCCAGCAACACTTGACTGTGAGAGCAACTTAAACGCTGCAATTTTACATTGTTACTAATCTGTTAAGGGGCCATGGGCACATTACTTTGCTATGAAATGAAGCTCAGCTGGAGACAAACACTTGATGAGTCCGCAGGGCCAGACTTTCCCTTTCAGTGGAGCAGTTCCAGGAAGATTAGCATCTTGGCTTTCTGCATTTTAATTTAGAGAGATTCTCCTATACGCAATCACCCCAGATCACAGGAACAACATGAACTACAGAGTTGGCCAGGATTCACCACAAGCtgttgttttgaaaatgaaattctCTTCAGTTAGACATTCTTCCTGCTGTACCACTGTAAAAACATTCATCCTATTCTGCCTTGTTCCATTATTGGTAGTAATAATAATTCCTTTTCATGCGCTCTGTTGCTTTGTAGCAGACAGTCCGTTCTCTGATGTGGCAAACATTCTCCCTAGAGGATGCTTGTCAAGATCAGGAGGCAGCAATATGTTAAAAGCTGGGTTACAGTATTCTGTATGTGGTGTTTCAACCAACCACAGTAGAGCCTCTATAATCTGAATCTGCAGCCAGAAGAATGGTTAAAAATTATGTAAGGTGTAACAACGTACGTAGCAAATTTTGAAGATTAAGTCATTTAGAAACATGTTGCGCCCATACAAATATGCTACTAAGATGTTCCATGTTGTATAGAATTATGTCAGACAAAGTCGTTGGCATTGTGCACCTCTGAGCCCTTGTGAGGAGGAACTAATCGTTTTGTTTTGGCAGATGAGAAGGTCACAGGGAGTCAGACTACTGCCTCTGGAATCCTAATTGAGGTTTTATACATACTAACATATGTAAGACACATTGAAACAGGTAGGTAGCTCATCAAAGGGTCACGTAGATCAGCGTAGTCAAaatttctctgtcccttttatctTTCTATTGAATTGCCCTAATGTTTCCGTTTTATATTGGGTGCTTCCTCATTCATCGAGTTATGTGAGGGTGGGTTTTTTCTGGGAGCAGCTCCTGGTCAATTTATCTTTTCAGATATTGTAACAGCATGAATGTTGCCAGCCTGTTTATGTGCCAGACCGGGGTCCAAAATTAATTCATGGCATAACCGTTTTGCGAGTCTCTGCTTTTGAAATAAATCTAGAAATCTAGAAATATCCATCATGTACTAGAAGATATTCTTGGACCTCAATTCCTCTGTGTCTTCTGTAGTATTAATGATGCACtgacacacgcaaacacacacgcacacacacacacagagttttgtCTTGCATAACACAAGCAGACTTGACAGCCAGGAATAGCAACCCTCTGATTGGCGTCGGCCAGTTTTTCCTCAGGATTGGTTGTATCTTTGCGTGCTTGTGCTGTcttcacaaaaagaaagaaaatagggatagacagacagagatagatATAAACAATTTTCAATAGC harbors:
- the npy8br gene encoding neuropeptide Y receptor Y8b, with protein sequence MELQHSTNHNQALWKEGLTWDLTDDCSLSVSGTTFLIVAYSTVMAVGLIGNSCLVFVITRHKEMRNVTNVLIANLSFSDILMCIVCLPVTIIYTLMDQWILGEALCKLTPFIQCISVTVSIFSLVLIAMERYQLIVHPTGWKPMVSQSYLAVAVTWILACLISVPFLSYSVLTLPLQNLTIPFPVNDHLVCMEEWPTNQERRAYTTSLLIFQYFLPLLLIMVCYLHIYLRLRRRKDMVERGRNTTQKKNKGSTRINVMLISIVVAFALSWLPLNVFNTIFDWNHEAIPSCSHDVIFSFCHLTAMVSTCVNPIIYGFLNSNFQKQLKTTLLRCRCWGVAERYESVPLSTVSTEVTKGSILSNGSISINT